From one Solanum stenotomum isolate F172 chromosome 12, ASM1918654v1, whole genome shotgun sequence genomic stretch:
- the LOC125847411 gene encoding uncharacterized protein LOC125847411, whose product MVEKDENITAEYITIDFIEVPSCPLRSNVVKLLEVEQRRKAIYEKKWDLELQALKVVSKLKQHSLFLFAWTGGISIYLTTKIPSAVAFAISILLMCLFLADLFIRIGIAKSRITTMNMLIINLTQRYKDLREETRNLMEFERSKKGRLANVVDNSEGPVMDMDSFIARTKTIYDDATDFSDFEKAYHKMIYVSWGIGGIFIPAVLFMSFCNYYYGQDSPSPDKLSFAV is encoded by the exons ATGGTTGAGAAAGATGAAAATATTACAGCTG AATATATAACCATTGATTTTATTGAAG TCCCTTCATGCCCATTGCGTTCAAATGTTGTGAAGTTGTTAGAGGTGGAACAGAGAAGGAAagcaatatatgaaaagaaatGGGACTTGGAACTACAAGCACTCAAGGTTGTATCTAAACTAAAGCAGCATAGCCTCTTTCTTTTCGCATGGACAGGAGGAATTAGTATCTACTTAACCACCAAAATACCGTCTGCTGTGGCCTTTGCCATCTCTATTCTATTGATGTGTTTATTTTTGGCTGATTTGTTCATTCGCATCGGTATTGCAAAATCAAGAATTACAACAATGAATATGCTCATCATAAATTTGACGCAAAGATACAAAGATTTAAGAGAAGAAACAAGAAATCTAATGGAATTTGAACGAAGCAAGAAAGGAAGGCTAGCTAATGTTGTGGATAACAGTGAAGGTCCTGTCATGGACATGGACTCTTTTATTGCCAGAACTAAGACTATTTATGATGACGCCACCGATTTTTCTGACTTTGAGAAAGCTTACCATAAGATGATCTATGTGTCTTGGGGGATCGGAGGTATCTTCATTCCTGCTGTGCTGTTCATGTCATTTTGTAACTATTACTACG GACAAGATTCTCCGTCTCCTGACAAGCTGTCTTTTGCTGTATGA